Below is a genomic region from Augochlora pura isolate Apur16 chromosome 2, APUR_v2.2.1, whole genome shotgun sequence.
TTAGCAAAATTTTAGTGCATTGGAAAGTGACGGAAAATATCGAGAATTCTCCCACAGAAATCTCTCAAGAAATCTCccataattttgtatttgtaaaatgatagctactataaaattaatctgtAATTAAGCCatttttagcaaattttttgaaaattagagTAACGGAAGACACCTTTGGCGCCATCTTTGGTTGCAATACTAAATCCTTAGAAGTTACATATTTAAGAAACGAGATCGTCTgtggttatttttaattgattcgtTTTTTAaggaatatttcgaatttgttttcaTAATGTATTCCCGTGGTAATTTTGGAATCGTTGCGAGCTTAAATTAGAACTGGTGGATCGCACTTTACGgtagatttattttagtttaaaagaaaatttgaaatcattaTACAGTCATGGTGTCCTACTTCTGCACACCTCCAGATAGCAGTTTGATCTGTTAGCGAgggttaatatagaaattttcgttgctctgattggttggTAATTTACtaacgagaaaaagaaaaagagaaataacgAGTAAGCAAGAGAGCATGAAATGCAAATTATATATGGAACAAACCACATTGCATACAATCTCACTCTACTCTTTCTTAAAGAAGCTTCAGATAGGAAAATCTGTTACTTCATAGGAATCTCTAATCTATATCAttggaaagaaaaatggaaaagaaaaattaaataaaaacacaaCTCTAAATGGAACATCAAAACGCGAGGAACCGCTGCATCTACAGTGGATTATCCACTCTGCAtatctttataattacaattctattctaatttcaacgaacaattttgttacgaTGTCGAACAGgagaattacaattacatcTTGTATAGAGGAGATCGGATACAAAGAGGTAAAGAAACGCGAACATATTTTTCGCAACACTAATCTACAAGATTTAGAGTTCGAGGTCTTAAGACTAACGCGACCAGTGCATTGTAAATCTCGCTGTTAATTAGTTCGATTCAAAAGTGAGAATTAAAAGGGAATCGGTAACGATCGACTACTTGCAATGTGGCATTTATTTCGTAACTCCAGCACAATCCGTTGTCATTTTTCGCAATGATAAGACAACGCGTAGAACTCTCGCAACGCTATTATTTCGAGATATCCTAGCGACAGAGGCTGTTTCCAGCCTTTAGAAATCCTATCACGGTCTTATGCTGCGAGGTCTGGTATCTCCGACTATCTCGTTTAGAAAAACGCGTTTACAATCGCTACGCTATTGCAAATAGCAAATAGCTACGCTATGCACGGCAAAGCAAAATTTCTTATGTGCACAACTATCCATAGAATCCGATGGGTATCATTGTGTTTTTCTCCATCGTATCTTgttctattttcaaaatacttGCGCGAAACTGGATGCTCAGgaaaatggtggggatgtgTAAGCGAGCTTAGGGAGCAGAAGAAGTGTGCTGGAATAGGATccattattatacaattactaATTACGTTAGATAGCCGCTTGGTGCAGTCCTATCGCCTTGCGAACCTctaaaatgaacattttctaTCTGATTGTATCGAATAAacataaaagaattttcagaaCAGCAACTGACTTGTTTACGTGCCTAAAACTAAGAAACAATAGTTTAATCTCTGTTTATTGCTGTAACTGACTAGAGTAGTGATCATACAGTTTCACTCTGACCAAAATTAAGTAGCTTTGCATAGGCTCTGTTGACAGGACACAAACAAAACCTTCTCAAgtgtcgttattattatttcctctCATTTTTACGTGCAATTAAGTGAAATGGATGATGATGATATTCTTTACGTCCGAGGAAACggaaatgtatgtatatgctCCACTAATGTACTAGTACCAACAGTATTgtgaatagtttatttataatacttattgttttttattttttctcaagACTACAACTGCAGATAATGAAGACGTTTGGGATGACAGTGCTTTAATTAAGGCTTATGACAAAGCAGTGAATTTAGCAAAGGAGGAAGTTGCTAAGAGGATGGGCATGGACATTGCGAGTTCACATCCTAAACAGAAGATGCAGAACGTAAAGCAATCTCAGCCTGCAAATAAATCTTATAAGGTCACtgtaatataatgatataaataattaatatagccATTAGAAGTATTAGACTGTAGacttatagtataatacaattacaataacgattaaaaatttataacactATTCTTTCTGACCAATTAGTTATGTCAACTTGAATGTATATTTTCTCTGAATAGAAATGGATTGTAGGAGAACCTTGCCGTGCCAGATACTCAGAGGATGGAGCTATTTATGAAGCTGTAATATCAAAAATCTATGAGAACAGTGGAATGTgcattgtaaaatttgtaggtaataattttaaattgattgtCTTTTAGTAGatgtatgaaattgaatgtcTAAAATGAgctaacataaattattttaatgatcaGGGTATGGTAACACAGAGAAAGTGGAGTTGAGCTCTCTTTCAGAGTCCCATGGTACATTGAGTCAGGTAGTTCAGCAAGAACAAGCCCTTGCAGAGAAACAGAATGGAAAGATCACAGAAACAAAAGATGTGAATTTTGCAACTGCTAGTTCGAAAAGGTATACTGGAGAAAAAATGGAATGCGATGGAGAAGATGCAAAAGTATATAAGCATCACTTTATGGCTGGTCCATCTTTCACTTCAACAATAGATTCAATGCCGCCCGCACCTCCATTACCACCGCAATTAATGGCTAAGTAGGTAGACTTAGTAGGAGATTGATTCAGATTTAGCAGACAGCATagaacatttaattatcataattattattttggatGGAAGCGATTCATTAACAGAGAAATGTTTTAGACTTCCAGATAATGATGCAGATGCACTTTCAAGTATGTTAATGTCATGGTACATCAGTGGTTTTCATACAGGTAAAATACTTAGATCTCGAATTTCAGGTATTAAGAGATTGACTTTGGTACTTTTTGCAGGTTATTATCAGGGCTTGAAACAAGCTAAGAGGAAccaagaaagaagaaagaactGTTGATTATATAAGTATTTGTTAttggtattaataaattatcccAGCATCACTCCCGATTTTTACACGACATTTTCGATATGCAGATATTTCCTTACGCCCGATTATAGGAcacatatttaacaatgtgcactctaaatatttcaaaggcACTATTTTATAAGTAACATCTGTTAATGATACttgatttttttctaaaatctttCTTGGATTAACTTGATAATACAAAACTCGCTTGCAAAGTCTTTTGGTATTAGATCcagaatatttatacaagtatttatttacaaactcTTACAATTTCTGTTTATCTACATATCACTATTGAAGCGTGAGTGATGAGCGTGTCAAGTACGATTTAGCTATTCTTGGCACGAAATGTAATTTAACATGTAATTTGTCCGTGAGGATAATTTTTGAGTTTTTCTTGGTCAGTTATCGAACGGTATAAGAGTCATAGAAAAACTTTTAAgagcagttttgaccatcttaattaCTTAAGACTTTTCCTATGTACAGTTTAATgaagaattaaacaaattaatataatctcgCTGGAAGATGAGACTGTTTAGACAAACCGAAAACTAGAGATCAAAGCTGCGCAAAAAGTAATCTGATTCatgattaacaatttcaagtAACGTGATGTGTTcatgattaaatgattatggtTATTAAACAACCCAGTAATCATAgctaatgaataatttaaataatcgaaggTAAGGTAATAATTGGTTTCAATTAACTTAATAACCATTAATCGTgaaaagattatatttttaatcgtaagtaataaattagataTTGTGCCAGTATTGGACGAAACCTTTTTAAGCCaatctttatttaaagtataagactttatattatcaatattattttttttatttata
It encodes:
- the Smn gene encoding survival motor neuron, with product MDDDDILYVRGNGNTTTADNEDVWDDSALIKAYDKAVNLAKEEVAKRMGMDIASSHPKQKMQNVKQSQPANKSYKKWIVGEPCRARYSEDGAIYEAVISKIYENSGMCIVKFVGYGNTEKVELSSLSESHGTLSQVVQQEQALAEKQNGKITETKDVNFATASSKRYTGEKMECDGEDAKVYKHHFMAGPSFTSTIDSMPPAPPLPPQLMAKLPDNDADALSSMLMSWYISGFHTGYYQGLKQAKRNQERRKNC